The Anopheles moucheti chromosome 3, idAnoMoucSN_F20_07, whole genome shotgun sequence genome contains the following window.
CGGTGAAGTTCGGCTTAAATTGAACAATTATGGCTGTCATGTTGTCGCAGCCTGTACCATCTCCTCGCGTGTGCGGTGCTAGGCAATGGTCAAATAgctacaaaaaagaaacaataaactCGTTGTACACTAATTCCATTCCGTTAGCAGATTGTGCCTAGTAGTTGCGTACCTCCTCGCAAATTTTTGACAGCTTCATGCCGGGTTTGTTGATTCGTTCCTGTACAAACTGTACGACCTGCTCACTGGTTAGGAAGTTCCAGATGCCATCACACGCCAGCACCATGAAATCGTCCTCTGGCCCAATTGTGATCTTTTCAATATCCGGTAGTGCCGATATCATCTGTTCTTCGGGTGGGAGCGATTTGTTCTGTAAACAAACAGGCAGTATCGACAGTTAGCTCCGAAACACAACATCAACTAGGATACAATGATAATCGAGAATCATACCATTTTGTAACCATGGTCACCGATTGCTCGCGAAAGATTCAACCCTCCATTAACTCGTCCATCGAGCGTTACACGTCCGCCCGCCTTTTCTATCCGCTCGAACTCAATCGTATCTTCCGGCTTGTGATCGAAGCTCATGTCCTGTGCCTTCCCATTTCGGCAAACGACACATCGGGAATCTCCTGCAACAAGGTACCGGCAAGTTTAGTTTCATATTACCTGACAACAAATTCGTTGCAACACTTACCAGCATTGGCAACGTAAAGTTCCTTTCCGTGGAGCAATGCCACCACCGCCGTACATCCACTATCCTTTCCCGGTTCGTCGGTGATGGCTTTCATGAACTCGGCGTCCTCCTCATTGATGTAGTCACCCAAATCGGCATACTCATCTGgttcttcttcctcctcctcggCGCTGCCTTCCTCACTGAGAATTAATATTGATTCAATATTAATTCCTGTAAACGCATCCGTAACCGATGGAGCATCCTTCACACTTACCCATACGCATCTTCTTCACCTTCGTCCGTGGAGGAAGTATCGTCTGCCGGTTCACCAGCATGCGGAAACTCTTCATCGGAGTCActgtcatcgtcgtcgtccgtGTCATCCATGCTGAGCGAGACATCGGCCGCCGACGGTCCATTCTTCGGCGAAGGCTTAGCAGCAGCGGAACTACTGTGTACCTTGGCCGTTGCAGGAGAAACACTATTCGATCCGCCGCTGTCACAACTACCCGATCCAGCAACACCATTCTCCTGACCTGCTGTGCcagacgatgacgacgatgacgatgatacAGCGCCGGATGAGCCCACCTTACCAACATCaccatttaatttgtttccctGCAGCTTATTTCCATCCGAGGATGAGCTATCAGGGGCACAATTATCCTTACCAGATGCGCTGGCACCCGGAGCCACCTTCTCATCAGTGTTGTTCGATTTCGCAGCAATATTACCAGCCGTGTCGCTGATTTCGTCGCTTTGCTCAGCTTTCCTGCTCGCACTGGCAGCACTGGCATCCGTCTCACTCTTACTCGGAGAAACCTTGACAgtggacgatgacgacgaagATGGTTCCGGCTGTGGTGTCGCTTCTTTTACACGTTCCACCGTTTTGTTGCTCGAGCTACTGACAGTCGAATCGGCCGCATCCGGACCGGTACTCTCTTCCTTCGGTACGGCCGACTTACTGTCATCTGTCCCAGCTGCTGGATCTGCTTCCGCATCGGAACCGGCATCACCTTCCACAGCGACGGCGGGCCTTTTCTCACTGGAACCCGCACCTGCATCAGACGTAGCAGCGCGCCGTTTACCTTTCAGATAGGGCGATATCGGTTTGGAACAGTTGCCCTCCTTGAGTGCAACCACCCGCTGGTTGGCGCCCTCGGCCGGTTTCGTGTCTTTGCGATACTTCTGTAGCACCTCGTTCAGTGGCATTACCGCTTCCTTGCACAGGTCCTCCACATTGtcgtcttcctcctcctcctcctcctcgtcgGCCTCTTCCTCGTCGTTCGTTTTGTTCGACAGAAGCTTCAGCTCCTCGATCACCTTCTCCCGCAGCAGCGTCGCATCCAGTCCGAGGAACGCATCCTTCAGCGCTTTCTCGAAGTCTTTCTGTCCGTACGTTTCGACTGTTTTCAGAAAGTCGGGTAGATGCAGAGCACAGTACCGGGCCACCTCGGCACCTCCGTGCCCATCGTACACCGCAAAGAACGCGCTTTTATCATCGAAACTTAGAATGCAGTTGTGTGCATCCTGTGGGCAAAAAAAGTGTAATGTAAGTGGGGAAGAATCTGGGAGGGTGTAAAGTGTAAATCAACACCATCCTGGCGGCGGTGTTGAGTCGCGTCAGCATTTTCGTCCGCGAAGCGCCTAAACAATGCTTACCTCCTGACTGATTCGCCAGCCTTGCATGGAGCTGGAACCGCATGCCAAGTATTCGTTGGCCTCATCGCTCGAATCCTTCACCGTCAGTGGTTCGGAAAGGTAGGCGCCCATGTTGCTGCTCGCCGCCTACTGTGGTTGCCACCGTCAAGAAAGCGCGacgtatgcgtgtgttttgtatgTATGCGTATACGTAGAGACGGCAACTTATCAAAACCACCTGGGAGCGATGTTTGCGTTCGCTGTTTCCAAAACCACAGAGCCGGTTTTGATTGTTATTTTTCGCCAGCACGCGCCACTAAATGATTGCTGTCACAATGGCACGACAAACACATTGAAAAAGGGTTCCGCTACCGTGCCCGCTACTGCCGCCTGGatgaacacgcacacaccaccacacaaACGCGGTCACCGTCCGTTTGCAAAATGCAACGCACACGGGGTCGGTTCCAACTAGCGGCAAGCCGACACTATCAAGTTCCCGAGAACTTCCGGCCCGGAATGGAACGCTGCGCTAAAAGACTGTACACGGAACAAAACCCACCacacaacatacacacatacacacccggTCTAGGCGTTGGTGCACGGGCAAGCTTTGCCGACGgtgaaataaacaataatcgGCGCGATATTACCAATCCTCCGGATGTTTCCGACACACTGCACCGTTATGCTGCTTCCTGTGCGGGACGGATTA
Protein-coding sequences here:
- the LOC128300914 gene encoding probable protein phosphatase CG10417 translates to MGAYLSEPLTVKDSSDEANEYLACGSSSMQGWRISQEDAHNCILSFDDKSAFFAVYDGHGGAEVARYCALHLPDFLKTVETYGQKDFEKALKDAFLGLDATLLREKVIEELKLLSNKTNDEEEADEEEEEEEDDNVEDLCKEAVMPLNEVLQKYRKDTKPAEGANQRVVALKEGNCSKPISPYLKGKRRAATSDAGAGSSEKRPAVAVEGDAGSDAEADPAAGTDDSKSAVPKEESTGPDAADSTVSSSSNKTVERVKEATPQPEPSSSSSSTVKVSPSKSETDASAASASRKAEQSDEISDTAGNIAAKSNNTDEKVAPGASASGKDNCAPDSSSSDGNKLQGNKLNGDVGKVGSSGAVSSSSSSSSGTAGQENGVAGSGSCDSGGSNSVSPATAKVHSSSAAAKPSPKNGPSAADVSLSMDDTDDDDDSDSDEEFPHAGEPADDTSSTDEGEEDAYGEEGSAEEEEEEPDEYADLGDYINEEDAEFMKAITDEPGKDSGCTAVVALLHGKELYVANAGDSRCVVCRNGKAQDMSFDHKPEDTIEFERIEKAGGRVTLDGRVNGGLNLSRAIGDHGYKMNKSLPPEEQMISALPDIEKITIGPEDDFMVLACDGIWNFLTSEQVVQFVQERINKPGMKLSKICEELFDHCLAPHTRGDGTGCDNMTAIIVQFKPNFTGAASRKRTASNLMAGSVDESDADAVSSATKKVKTDVTAASGDDASSTTDGSNGVSAGKDADATEETEAAAAVASIADDVTPADVATSEAASSST